The DNA window CGCTGTAGAGAATAACAGGAAGGCTGGGCGGGAAAAGCAGGCCGAGGCTTCCCGACGCCGTCACGAGGCCCAGAGAAAATCCCTCGGAATAACCATCCTTGCGAAGGATAGGATAGACGAGCCCCCCGAGCGCAATGATGGTCACGCCGGATCCGCCCGTAAAGGTCGTGAAAAGCGCGCAGACCGCAGCCACCATCACAGCGATGCCGCCCGGCAGCCAGCCGAAGATGGCACGGAAGAACCGGACCAGGCGCTCCGCGGCGTTGCTTTCGGCCAACACATAGCCGGCCCCGGCAAGCAGCGGGATCGCGGGGAGCGTTGGAGATGCCACGAGCCGGTAAACCTCGGCGGAGACCGCCGCTACCGGCGTGCCGTCATGGAAGAACAGCACGAGGGCGATACCGCCCATCGCGACAAACACCGGGGCTCCAAGCAACGCCGCAGCCAGGATCACCAGCGTGAGCGGCCATACGTTCGTTGCCTGCTCCGGAGGCAGCCAGTTCAGCGCGAACGCCGCAGGGATCGCAAGCAGCGCAATCGCGCGGCCCCACCACCTGTTCGAGGCCTTCCACGCAAACACCAACGCCATCAGGCCGAGCGCGATCGGCATGATGGTCTCGCTGAGCCATTCCGGAAGCCCGATGGGGAGAATCTTCGGTTCGATGGCGTTGACCCTTACCACCTGGGCGCTGGCGTACGCCAGCACCGCCAGCACCGCGGCCGATACCGAGTAGGATAGCAACCGCGAGAGGGTTCGCCACAAACCGACGCCGAAAAACTCCGTGGTCGAGAGCGTCAGATGTTTCAGTTGACTGGCGGCCGCCAGACCGCCCACGAAGGCGAGCCAGAGAGTCAAGTGCTTGACGTAGTCGGCGGAGCCGGCAATGTGGAGTCCACCGAGCGGCCGCCCTACGACCTCGATGAGCGGCAACAGCATGGCCAAGGCTAGCGCGCCGACCAACAACCCCTGTTCCGTGCGGCGGCATATAAGAGTGAAAGCATTCACTTTTTTGTCGCCTTTTGGCTGCGGTACTCGTCCCGATATCTCAGTGCTTCGTCGTATGCGTCTGCCGGCGCAAAGTCACCACGAATTTTACTCTTGGCTTTGTCGACAGTAGCGCGCCACTGTTCGTACGTCTTCGCATCGATCGGGACGACGTTCAGGCCCCGCGCTTTCATGCTCTGGACGTCGGTACCCGCGCCCTGGCGGACGGCTGCCTGGAGCTTCTGCCCGGTCTCACGCTCCACCTGCATCAGCGCAGGCTTGATGTCGGCGGGGATCTTGTCCCAGACATCTTTTCTGATCACGGTGGCCCCCAGGATCAGTGCCCAGTTGATGTCGGTCATGTTCTTCGCGTTCTCGAAGTAACGCATAATGACGGCGACCTGGGACGACGCTGTGAAGGCCTCGTAGGACCCGGTCTGGAGGCCGGTCACCAGATCCGAGGTGCTGCCGGGGCGGGGGTTGAAGCCGGCCGACCTCCAGATCTCCATCGACTTCGGGTCGCCTTGCCACTGGAAGAGCACCAGCTTTTTCAGATCGTCGGGTGTGGCGACAGGCTTCTTGGAGAAAAAATGCAGCCACCCCCCATCCATCCAGTTCAGAACAACGAAGCCCTTGGCCTCCATGGTGCTTTCGAGCCGGGGGCGCATCTTCTCGAGGACCGCATAGACCTCGTCATAATCCTCGTACATCATCGGCACGCTGAGCGCATAAATCGACTTGTCGATCTCGGCAAGCCCCACGGAGGTGAGCACGGCCGCGTCCAGGATGCGCAGGTTCATCTTGCGCACGAGGTCGGGGTCGTCCCCCTGTGTGCCCCAGTACGGTGGGGGGACGCGCACCTTCCCACCGGACAACTTGTTCCACTTGATGAAGCCCTCCAGCAGAATATCACGCCAGGACGACTGATCCGGCACTAAGGAGCCGACCTTCACCGTCACCTGAGCAATGGCCACCGGCAGCGCCAGCCCTCCGGCACATCCGACCGTAAGCGCGATGCCCAGGAGGCGCGTGCATCTACTGGTGTATATCCGTAAGGATTTCATGCGACATATCCCCATTCTTAGGCCCCGAATCTCTCGAGGTTCGGGGGCGTTGCCGCTCACCGGTGAACAACTCGTCAATGCGCGCGAGCAGCCAGCGCGCTCGCCGCTGCGACACGACATTGGCGAGCCGCTGATTGGGGGCCTGATTGATATCGATCTTCAGGGCCGCGTCCAGCATGGTCTGGAACTCCTTTTTGTTCTGGGTCCCGACTGAGACGACTTCGGCCATAGAAACATAGGAGCCTGCACGAAGCCCCTTT is part of the Terriglobia bacterium genome and encodes:
- a CDS encoding TRAP transporter large permease subunit; translation: MSGRVPQPKGDKKVNAFTLICRRTEQGLLVGALALAMLLPLIEVVGRPLGGLHIAGSADYVKHLTLWLAFVGGLAAASQLKHLTLSTTEFFGVGLWRTLSRLLSYSVSAAVLAVLAYASAQVVRVNAIEPKILPIGLPEWLSETIMPIALGLMALVFAWKASNRWWGRAIALLAIPAAFALNWLPPEQATNVWPLTLVILAAALLGAPVFVAMGGIALVLFFHDGTPVAAVSAEVYRLVASPTLPAIPLLAGAGYVLAESNAAERLVRFFRAIFGWLPGGIAVMVAAVCALFTTFTGGSGVTIIALGGLVYPILRKDGYSEGFSLGLVTASGSLGLLFPPSLPVILYSVVASNRSQSVPAGDLYLAGLLPGLLLVVLTAIYGILIGRRAERAYLKFSWREVFASAWLAKWELLLPVFIVVIFASGLTTMLQTAAAALAYVVIIECFVTGDIKIFSELPGILLKASILMGAVLTLLSVAMGLTNYMVDIHLTDQLLGWVQTHIHSQIVFLLVLNVILLILGSVLEIYSAIIILAPVIAPIGAAFNIDPIHLGVIFLANLEMGFLFPPVGLNLFLSSSRFNKPLTSLYRHILPFLVITGIGVLLITYTDSMSLGILRLVGKRP
- the dctP gene encoding TRAP transporter substrate-binding protein DctP, with translation MKSLRIYTSRCTRLLGIALTVGCAGGLALPVAIAQVTVKVGSLVPDQSSWRDILLEGFIKWNKLSGGKVRVPPPYWGTQGDDPDLVRKMNLRILDAAVLTSVGLAEIDKSIYALSVPMMYEDYDEVYAVLEKMRPRLESTMEAKGFVVLNWMDGGWLHFFSKKPVATPDDLKKLVLFQWQGDPKSMEIWRSAGFNPRPGSTSDLVTGLQTGSYEAFTASSQVAVIMRYFENAKNMTDINWALILGATVIRKDVWDKIPADIKPALMQVERETGQKLQAAVRQGAGTDVQSMKARGLNVVPIDAKTYEQWRATVDKAKSKIRGDFAPADAYDEALRYRDEYRSQKATKK